A window of Sulfurimonas gotlandica GD1 contains these coding sequences:
- the ispG gene encoding flavodoxin-dependent (E)-4-hydroxy-3-methylbut-2-enyl-diphosphate synthase, which yields MIKRVQTKQIFVGNVAVGGDAPISTQSMTFSKTSDVATTVEQIKRLHFAGCDIVRCAVPDMEDALALKSIKEQIDLPLVADIHFNHKLALIAAEVVDCIRINPGNIGSKEKVAQVVKACQARNIPIRIGVNAGSLEKEFLNKYGQTAKGMVASAEYNIKFLEDLGFSDIKVSLKASDVQRTVDAYRMLRPKNSYPFHLGVTEAGTLFHATVKSSIGLGALLLDGIGDTMRVSITGELEEEINVARAILKDSGAMPDGLNIISCPTCGRIEADLVSAVAEIEKRTAHIKTPLNVSVMGCVVNAIGEAAHADVAIAYGKGKGLVMVKGEVVANLNEDELVDRFVYEVEKMSEESN from the coding sequence ATGATAAAAAGAGTACAAACTAAACAGATTTTTGTAGGTAATGTAGCAGTTGGAGGAGATGCTCCAATCTCTACACAATCTATGACATTCTCAAAAACTTCAGATGTAGCGACTACGGTTGAACAGATAAAAAGACTTCACTTCGCAGGTTGCGATATTGTTCGTTGTGCTGTTCCGGATATGGAAGATGCATTAGCACTTAAATCTATTAAAGAACAGATTGATTTACCTCTAGTTGCAGACATCCACTTCAACCATAAACTGGCACTAATTGCTGCTGAAGTAGTTGATTGTATACGAATCAACCCTGGAAATATTGGGTCTAAAGAGAAAGTTGCCCAAGTTGTAAAAGCTTGTCAAGCTCGTAATATTCCTATTCGTATCGGTGTAAATGCAGGCTCACTTGAAAAAGAATTTCTAAATAAATACGGACAAACTGCCAAAGGTATGGTTGCATCTGCTGAATACAACATCAAATTTCTCGAAGACCTGGGTTTTAGCGATATAAAAGTATCTCTAAAGGCAAGCGACGTTCAAAGAACTGTAGATGCATACAGAATGTTGCGTCCAAAAAACTCTTACCCATTTCATTTGGGCGTGACAGAAGCCGGAACTCTTTTTCACGCCACTGTAAAGAGTTCTATCGGACTTGGAGCACTTTTACTTGATGGTATTGGCGATACAATGCGTGTATCTATTACAGGCGAACTAGAAGAAGAGATAAATGTTGCCCGTGCAATTCTTAAAGACAGTGGTGCGATGCCAGATGGGCTTAACATCATCTCTTGCCCTACATGTGGGCGCATCGAAGCAGATCTGGTTTCGGCAGTTGCTGAAATAGAAAAAAGAACAGCTCACATAAAAACACCCCTAAATGTTTCTGTTATGGGATGTGTTGTAAATGCTATAGGCGAGGCAGCTCATGCTGATGTTGCTATTGCTTATGGAAAAGGTAAAGGTCTTGTGATGGTAAAAGGTGAAGTAGTCGCTAACCTAAATGAAGATGAACTTGTTGATAGATTTGTTTATGAGGTAGAAAAGATGTCAGAGGAATCAAATTAA
- a CDS encoding YihY family inner membrane protein: MIRDKINANYLYRHVKFFISTFVDKELTLFAASLSFYTIFTIIPLLLIMMTLLTSLPSFAEHYESIKTFIFSNLMPVNSEAIMGHIDGFLANSAKMGVIGLVMILVASLLFFKNFEYIANKIFHAKSRTLWESVTTYWTMLTLTPIALGASFYITAQLAIMISSNTMTSGLNILPIVPYMIIWALFFLIFQIGANTKINPRASLISSFIISIVFSISKNAFIEYVFYNKAYTTMYGSFAIMMFLFLWIYVSWIIFIYGLKLCYMINRVYQKRETKEE, translated from the coding sequence ATGATTAGAGATAAAATCAATGCTAATTATCTTTATAGACATGTGAAGTTCTTTATCAGCACTTTTGTTGATAAGGAACTAACACTGTTTGCAGCTAGTCTTAGCTTCTATACAATCTTTACGATTATCCCCTTACTGTTAATTATGATGACACTTCTTACTTCTTTACCCTCATTCGCTGAGCATTATGAGAGTATAAAAACATTTATATTCTCCAATCTGATGCCTGTAAATTCTGAAGCTATAATGGGTCATATTGATGGATTTTTGGCAAACTCAGCAAAAATGGGAGTTATTGGTCTTGTCATGATTTTAGTTGCTTCACTTCTGTTTTTTAAAAATTTTGAGTATATTGCAAATAAGATTTTTCATGCAAAATCAAGGACACTGTGGGAGTCAGTTACAACTTACTGGACGATGCTCACACTTACGCCAATAGCACTTGGGGCTTCTTTTTACATAACAGCACAATTAGCGATTATGATATCATCTAACACAATGACTTCAGGACTGAATATTCTTCCTATTGTTCCATATATGATAATTTGGGCACTATTTTTTCTTATCTTTCAAATCGGTGCAAACACTAAGATAAATCCAAGAGCATCTCTGATAAGCTCGTTTATTATCTCCATAGTATTTAGCATCTCTAAGAATGCCTTCATAGAGTATGTTTTTTACAACAAAGCGTATACAACTATGTATGGTTCTTTTGCGATTATGATGTTTTTATTTTTATGGATTTATGTCTCTTGGATTATTTTTATCTACGGACTGAAGCTATGTTACATGATTAATCGCGTATATCAAAAAAGAGAGACTAAAGAAGAGTAG
- a CDS encoding agmatine deiminase family protein produces the protein MKKRFIAEFEKQSFTQIIFPHANTDWAPYLDEAQKNFVNIVNEIVKYQKCLVVSYDIQSVKKHFQDNDNLYFAEYISDDTWARDCSALSISESNKTKLLDFTFNAWGNKFEASKDDLMSRSISNHYSSELETINFSLEGGAVESNGNGILLTTSACMLNENRNPELEDAQITQRLKDYFGSSEILYLDHGYLSGDDTDSHVDTLARFVDEKTIMYVKCEDTNDEHYQELKLMEEELQELASTHNFKLISLPMTDAVYYEDERLPATYANFLFVNGAVLVPTYGVRQDEVALDIFRATFEDRDVIGIDCSTLIRQHGSLHCVTMNFASDIALN, from the coding sequence ATGAAAAAAAGATTTATAGCAGAATTTGAAAAACAAAGTTTTACACAAATAATATTTCCGCACGCAAATACTGACTGGGCGCCATATCTGGATGAAGCTCAAAAGAATTTTGTCAATATAGTTAACGAGATTGTAAAATATCAAAAATGTTTGGTCGTTAGCTACGATATACAATCAGTTAAAAAACATTTTCAAGATAACGATAATTTATACTTCGCAGAGTATATAAGTGATGACACATGGGCAAGAGACTGCTCAGCTTTGTCTATATCAGAATCTAATAAGACTAAACTTCTTGATTTTACGTTTAATGCTTGGGGAAATAAGTTTGAAGCCTCTAAAGATGACTTGATGAGTAGAAGTATCTCAAATCATTATTCATCTGAATTAGAGACAATTAACTTTTCTCTTGAGGGCGGAGCAGTTGAGAGTAACGGGAATGGCATCTTACTAACCACTTCTGCGTGTATGTTAAATGAAAATAGAAACCCTGAGCTAGAAGACGCACAAATCACACAAAGACTAAAAGATTATTTTGGCTCATCTGAGATTTTATACCTAGATCACGGCTACTTATCAGGTGATGATACAGACTCTCATGTGGATACATTAGCCAGATTTGTTGATGAAAAAACAATTATGTACGTTAAATGTGAAGATACAAATGATGAGCATTATCAAGAGCTAAAACTTATGGAAGAAGAACTTCAAGAGTTAGCATCTACTCATAATTTTAAACTTATCTCTCTACCTATGACAGATGCTGTATATTACGAAGATGAGAGATTGCCCGCAACTTATGCAAACTTTCTTTTTGTAAATGGAGCTGTGTTAGTTCCGACTTATGGTGTAAGACAAGACGAAGTTGCTCTAGATATATTTAGAGCAACATTTGAAGATAGAGATGTTATTGGAATTGATTGCTCAACTCTTATCAGACAACACGGCTCACTTCACTGTGTTACTATGAACTTCGCTAGTGACATTGCTCTCAACTAA
- a CDS encoding ComEC/Rec2 family competence protein translates to MKQYTKTKDEKSYQLLKLKTDEGINFYTTAKESFPDAKGKRLTLEIYSDKITFYGYLTSFYAYSKTKQIHQSQTIKQRLNSAIASEHKNEDITNIYQALFSAAPLNKGLQTTFSTLGVSHLLAISGFHLGVLSALLFFLFKPIYSYFQNRYFPYRNSKSDIFLAVALSLLVYLNFLDSPPSLLRAFAMLVIGFVLYDRGIKIISMQTLLLTVILLLVLFPKLLFSLGFWLSIAGVFYIFLFLIHFKHLGKLWQFILIPFWVYILMLPFSLVIFGNFSIYHPLSIIWTTLFTLFYPLSIFLHLIGQGDLLDGVLESLMLLAQSQSTIELDDVWLVLHIVLSLISIFKKSFVPLLLFFSLSFLIYAINHVT, encoded by the coding sequence TTGAAACAATACACAAAGACAAAAGATGAGAAGAGCTATCAATTACTGAAACTAAAAACTGATGAGGGAATCAATTTTTATACCACGGCAAAAGAGTCATTTCCTGATGCCAAAGGTAAAAGACTTACTCTTGAGATATATTCAGACAAGATAACTTTTTATGGATATCTTACAAGCTTTTATGCATACAGCAAAACTAAACAGATTCATCAATCGCAGACTATAAAACAAAGACTTAACTCTGCTATAGCATCTGAGCATAAAAATGAAGATATTACAAATATTTACCAAGCACTCTTTAGTGCAGCACCACTAAACAAAGGTTTGCAAACTACATTCTCTACTCTTGGAGTATCACATCTTTTAGCAATTAGCGGGTTTCACTTAGGAGTTCTAAGTGCTCTGCTTTTCTTTTTATTTAAACCAATTTATAGCTACTTTCAAAACAGGTATTTTCCATATAGAAACTCCAAGTCAGATATCTTTTTGGCAGTTGCTTTATCTCTGCTTGTCTATCTGAATTTTCTAGACTCCCCTCCATCTTTGCTTCGAGCTTTTGCTATGCTTGTAATTGGCTTTGTACTTTATGACAGAGGTATAAAAATAATCTCTATGCAGACTCTACTTCTTACAGTTATACTGCTTTTGGTATTATTTCCAAAACTATTATTCTCTCTTGGCTTTTGGTTATCAATTGCGGGAGTATTTTATATATTCTTGTTTCTCATACACTTCAAGCACCTAGGTAAGTTATGGCAATTTATCTTGATACCGTTTTGGGTATATATTTTGATGTTGCCATTCTCTTTAGTTATCTTTGGAAATTTCAGCATCTACCATCCCCTCTCAATTATCTGGACAACACTTTTTACTCTTTTTTATCCTCTTAGTATTTTCTTGCATCTGATAGGTCAGGGAGATTTACTTGATGGGGTTTTGGAGTCTCTTATGCTCTTAGCTCAAAGCCAGTCAACCATAGAACTGGATGACGTGTGGCTAGTCTTGCATATTGTACTATCACTCATCAGCATCTTTAAAAAGAGTTTTGTCCCTCTACTACTCTTCTTTAGTCTCTCTTTTTTGATATACGCGATTAATCATGTAACATAG
- a CDS encoding PAS domain-containing protein, whose protein sequence is MEYRDLLFDVINTLSSPVILLESKEAEYTLLYANEEMQKLLKSEKEENSEESQESEELKFTEDFLEVMNSYNSQSKSNNFTLYDVEIFNKLYNINFSRNSNNIFITFIEISIEKLFDNITFHDLSGACNAIVVVLDAEGKLIDMNDCFLNFVGMSKEDAYAKPFFETFIPSDMKILNAYLEELMSEESAHQQFVTPMKGLNDEVFKINWQVSKVVKQNQNFIIAVGSDISKFVEQNTSLKKQIQSIKVGFDYFPFAIGYMNSNGEFIKMNSSFVKMFRIKDENSKIKFDQIPVFKEKIGFDKMQEHIKLIKEMSYKINHIIRGENLKIKVNVKMLSGKQEASKFYIVVAQKVTL, encoded by the coding sequence ATGGAATACAGGGATTTATTATTTGATGTAATTAACACACTTTCGTCTCCTGTAATTCTGCTAGAGTCAAAAGAAGCTGAGTATACGCTACTTTACGCCAATGAAGAGATGCAAAAACTCTTGAAAAGTGAAAAAGAAGAAAACTCTGAAGAATCACAAGAGTCTGAAGAATTAAAATTCACAGAAGATTTTCTTGAAGTGATGAACTCGTACAATAGTCAATCTAAATCTAATAATTTTACTCTTTATGATGTAGAGATTTTTAACAAACTATATAACATCAATTTTAGTAGAAACTCCAATAATATATTTATAACTTTTATAGAAATCAGCATAGAAAAACTATTTGATAATATCACTTTCCATGATCTTAGCGGAGCTTGTAATGCCATCGTCGTTGTATTGGATGCAGAAGGCAAACTTATAGATATGAATGATTGTTTTTTAAATTTTGTAGGCATGAGCAAAGAAGATGCTTATGCAAAACCTTTCTTTGAGACTTTTATTCCAAGTGATATGAAAATATTAAATGCTTATTTAGAAGAGTTGATGTCGGAGGAATCTGCACATCAACAGTTTGTTACACCTATGAAAGGTTTAAATGATGAGGTTTTTAAGATAAATTGGCAAGTATCTAAGGTTGTAAAACAAAATCAAAACTTTATTATCGCTGTTGGGAGTGATATTAGTAAATTTGTGGAGCAAAACACAAGTTTAAAGAAACAAATACAAAGCATTAAAGTAGGCTTTGATTATTTTCCGTTTGCTATAGGATATATGAACTCAAATGGTGAGTTTATTAAAATGAACTCTAGCTTTGTAAAGATGTTCCGCATAAAAGATGAGAATAGCAAAATAAAGTTTGATCAAATACCGGTATTTAAAGAGAAGATAGGATTTGATAAGATGCAGGAGCACATAAAACTTATAAAAGAAATGAGTTATAAAATCAATCATATTATTCGTGGTGAGAACCTTAAAATAAAGGTGAATGTAAAAATGTTGAGTGGCAAACAAGAGGCTTCAAAATTTTATATTGTAGTTGCTCAAAAAGTTACACTTTAG
- a CDS encoding TonB-dependent receptor, whose product MKKIIPLSLIAIASLYASEVQLAPISVESTVITEVSQNAQVSADLAQALSTSVPSIDMNRRSGIANDVYIRGQKRDNISVDVDGTKVQGACVNRMDPPISHIITSQIDEIEVIEGPYDVENMGTLSGGIRIKTKKPTKDLHGSVDFGFGSFNYTKIGATISGGNDTVRVLVSGSSESSDQYKDGNGDTIAEQIDKYAVANPAAAGMKFKPAHKEMPAYKKKSIMAKAFVNVTDNQELRLSVTKNKSDDVLYGNSKMDALYDDSNIYAVEYNIKNVSDIYKNINLKYYYSDVDHPMATTYRMSSNVAAQDNTNHLKTTMQGLKLKNDFDINSFKLLVGFDGSKRTWDGNYYNTTTGAALAAGNSKSLDDALTKNGAIFAKLDKKYGSFGFSLGARYDSTKITHATLQSNDYTSFGANLMTSYNLDKENKVFLGFGQASRVPDARELYFRSSNGAWSGTANLNQTTNREIDLGYETDNSAFKLKIKGFYSMLSDYIYYQKQANGVAITTNNFKNLDATVYGTELTTSYYATDDVTVDLGASYKVGKKDKALTGQTDTDLADMAPLRGNVALNYEYMKGSIATAEVQASDKWSKIDSDNGEQELKAWTILNLKVKHAVNKNFNFTLGVNNLLDETYAMNNTYADLILVTAGGTSDIMLMNEPGRYVYTNLNFKF is encoded by the coding sequence ATGAAGAAAATTATTCCTCTATCTCTAATAGCTATCGCTTCACTATATGCAAGTGAAGTTCAATTAGCACCAATTAGCGTAGAATCAACTGTGATTACAGAAGTTAGCCAAAATGCTCAAGTCTCAGCAGATTTGGCACAAGCACTAAGCACTAGTGTACCAAGTATAGATATGAACCGTCGTAGCGGTATTGCTAATGATGTTTATATTCGTGGTCAAAAAAGAGATAATATCTCTGTTGATGTTGATGGAACAAAAGTTCAGGGTGCATGTGTAAACAGAATGGATCCTCCTATCTCTCATATTATCACTAGTCAAATTGATGAAATCGAAGTAATCGAAGGTCCATATGATGTTGAAAACATGGGAACACTAAGCGGTGGTATAAGAATCAAGACCAAAAAACCTACAAAAGACCTTCATGGGTCAGTTGATTTTGGTTTTGGTAGTTTCAACTACACTAAAATCGGTGCTACAATTAGTGGTGGTAATGATACGGTTCGTGTTTTAGTAAGTGGTTCAAGTGAATCTAGTGATCAATATAAAGATGGTAATGGTGACACTATTGCTGAACAAATAGACAAATATGCAGTAGCTAACCCTGCAGCAGCAGGAATGAAGTTTAAACCAGCACATAAAGAGATGCCGGCATATAAGAAAAAAAGTATTATGGCTAAGGCATTTGTAAATGTAACAGACAATCAAGAGCTTCGTTTGAGCGTTACAAAAAACAAAAGTGATGATGTTCTTTACGGTAACTCGAAAATGGACGCCCTGTATGATGACTCAAATATCTATGCAGTAGAATATAACATCAAAAATGTTAGTGATATATACAAAAACATTAACTTAAAATACTATTACTCTGATGTTGACCATCCAATGGCTACAACATATAGAATGTCATCAAATGTAGCAGCACAAGATAATACAAATCATCTTAAAACAACTATGCAGGGACTTAAACTAAAAAATGACTTTGATATCAATAGTTTTAAACTTTTAGTTGGTTTTGATGGAAGTAAAAGAACTTGGGATGGTAACTATTACAACACAACAACTGGTGCAGCTTTAGCAGCAGGAAATTCTAAAAGTTTAGATGATGCTCTGACAAAAAATGGAGCAATATTTGCAAAACTTGACAAAAAGTATGGTTCTTTTGGTTTTAGTCTTGGTGCTAGATATGACTCTACAAAAATCACACATGCGACACTACAGTCAAATGACTATACATCTTTTGGTGCAAACCTAATGACTTCTTATAACTTAGATAAAGAAAATAAAGTATTTTTAGGTTTTGGTCAAGCTTCTCGTGTTCCGGATGCAAGAGAATTATACTTTAGAAGCTCAAACGGTGCATGGAGCGGTACAGCAAATTTAAATCAAACAACAAACAGAGAAATTGACTTAGGATACGAAACTGACAACAGTGCATTTAAGCTAAAAATCAAAGGTTTTTATTCTATGCTAAGTGATTATATCTACTACCAAAAACAAGCTAATGGAGTAGCAATTACTACTAACAACTTTAAAAACCTTGATGCAACTGTTTATGGTACAGAATTAACTACTTCATACTATGCTACTGACGATGTAACGGTTGATTTAGGTGCTTCATACAAAGTTGGTAAAAAAGACAAAGCTTTAACTGGTCAGACTGATACAGATTTAGCAGATATGGCACCATTAAGAGGTAATGTAGCTCTAAATTATGAGTATATGAAAGGTTCTATTGCAACTGCTGAAGTACAAGCTTCTGACAAATGGAGTAAAATAGATTCAGATAATGGCGAGCAAGAGTTAAAGGCTTGGACGATACTTAACCTAAAGGTTAAACATGCTGTTAATAAAAACTTTAACTTCACTCTAGGTGTTAATAACCTTCTTGATGAGACATATGCTATGAACAACACTTATGCTGATTTAATTCTAGTTACAGCCGGTGGTACTTCAGATATAATGCTTATGAATGAGCCTGGAAGATACGTTTACACAAACCTTAACTTCAAATTCTAA
- a CDS encoding GGDEF domain-containing protein — protein MKAITNIYNSFIHTNILATIFIFTFFSIIASFIFVMFVMILIDLTVGSESISYYNTGIILSLIIPTIATPILSYKIISLTNKLKQADKKLSYHIQYDKLTKIYNQRHTLELANYEFAISKRTKSPISALFVEYDYFKEVNKNYGQEIGDIVLIELTRSINNTIRTTDIFGRYKGAKFLLICPMLDLKTAQNLAKKIKSESEQILHINDDDIKMSVSIGCAQIQDFGESTLQTLLDKADADLLKEKTAL, from the coding sequence ATGAAAGCAATAACAAATATTTACAACAGCTTTATTCATACAAACATATTGGCTACAATTTTCATCTTTACATTTTTTAGTATCATAGCCTCTTTTATATTTGTTATGTTTGTCATGATATTAATTGACCTTACTGTAGGTTCAGAGTCTATTAGTTACTACAATACTGGTATTATACTCTCTTTGATTATTCCGACCATTGCTACACCTATACTCTCATATAAAATCATTTCTCTGACAAATAAACTAAAACAAGCGGACAAAAAACTCTCCTATCATATTCAATATGACAAGCTGACTAAAATATACAATCAACGTCATACACTAGAGTTGGCAAACTATGAATTTGCTATCTCCAAAAGAACTAAATCACCAATATCTGCTCTATTTGTAGAATATGATTATTTCAAAGAAGTAAATAAAAATTATGGACAGGAGATAGGAGACATAGTCCTTATAGAACTAACAAGATCAATAAATAATACAATCAGAACTACAGATATATTTGGAAGATACAAGGGAGCTAAGTTTCTTTTGATTTGCCCTATGCTTGATTTAAAGACAGCACAAAATTTAGCTAAAAAAATAAAATCAGAATCTGAACAAATTCTACATATAAATGATGATGATATTAAAATGTCAGTGAGTATTGGATGCGCCCAAATACAGGATTTTGGAGAAAGCACTTTACAAACACTTTTAGACAAAGCAGATGCTGATCTTTTAAAAGAAAAAACAGCTCTGTAA
- a CDS encoding alanine racemase translates to MANIILNKNNFFNNLDLISKHTKSKDKIAIVLKDNAYGHGISEMASLAKEYGVKKAVVRSNDEAKSIEEFFEYILVLGDIPKEPSSKMRYTINDIKSISKFPKETLVELKVDTGMHRNGISMSELHDAFMQIKEAGLILEAVFTHHRSSDELTSEWFWQNDNFKKVKQEAAYLAEEFGFGSLRFHSANSASLFRTDSFDEDMARVGIASYGCLEGYEGFAPVLSLYADKISSREVKRGQRVGYGGTFVAKDNCVVSNYDFGYGDGFLRNSSNEFVTSNGVEQVGRISMDNSSFITNEENLLIFNNAIDAAKSAGTISYEILTSLKASLKREIV, encoded by the coding sequence ATGGCTAATATAATTCTAAATAAAAATAATTTTTTCAACAACCTCGATTTGATTTCAAAACATACTAAAAGCAAAGATAAAATAGCAATAGTTTTAAAAGATAATGCTTATGGTCATGGAATATCGGAAATGGCATCTCTAGCAAAAGAGTATGGAGTAAAAAAAGCTGTTGTTCGAAGTAATGATGAAGCTAAAAGTATAGAAGAATTTTTTGAGTATATATTGGTTTTGGGTGATATACCTAAAGAGCCAAGCTCTAAAATGAGATATACAATCAACGATATTAAGAGTATTAGTAAATTTCCCAAAGAGACACTTGTAGAACTTAAAGTAGACACTGGAATGCATCGCAATGGCATCTCTATGAGTGAGCTTCATGATGCATTTATGCAAATTAAAGAAGCTGGACTTATTTTAGAAGCAGTTTTTACCCATCACAGATCTTCTGATGAGCTTACAAGTGAATGGTTTTGGCAAAATGACAACTTTAAAAAAGTAAAACAAGAAGCTGCGTATTTGGCAGAGGAGTTTGGATTTGGCTCTCTTAGATTTCACTCTGCAAATTCGGCTTCACTATTTAGAACGGATTCTTTTGATGAAGATATGGCTAGGGTAGGTATCGCTTCTTATGGATGTTTAGAAGGCTATGAAGGATTCGCTCCTGTTCTCTCACTGTATGCTGATAAGATATCATCAAGAGAAGTCAAGAGGGGTCAGAGAGTTGGTTACGGCGGTACATTTGTCGCAAAAGACAACTGTGTAGTATCTAACTATGACTTTGGTTATGGAGATGGTTTTTTAAGAAACTCTTCTAATGAATTTGTAACTTCAAATGGAGTGGAGCAGGTTGGCAGAATCTCTATGGATAACAGCTCTTTCATTACAAACGAAGAGAATCTTTTAATTTTTAACAACGCTATAGATGCAGCAAAATCTGCAGGGACTATAAGTTATGAAATCCTGACATCTTTAAAAGCATCTCTAAAAAGAGAGATAGTTTAG
- a CDS encoding replicative DNA helicase → MQDNLYNLSFERSILSSIVFEPQQFDELSVAIKKDDFYLPAHQDIFGAMITLLQKDQPIDEEFIKKELIKIKKFDEQVMIEILSANPISNTKAYVDEIKDKSLKRKLLTLTTEIKRVTVEEELPSAEVVDIVEKKLYEITQDNQTSDFKDSPKMTFDTMEYIREMKARGNSVLVGVDTGFHELNKMTTGFGKGDLVIIAARPAMGKTSFILNTVNSLIMQGKGVAFFSLEMPAEQLMLRLLSIQTSIPLQKLRVGDMSDDQWSSLNGAIDKMNSAKLFVDDQGSLNINQLRSKLRKLKNQHPEIEIAVIDYLQIMQGIGNQDRHIQVSEISRGLKMLARELEMPVVALSQLNRGLEARNDKRPMLSDIRESGSIEQDADIILFVYRDDVYLYKEEKEREKAAKNDGKEFISEYVEKEEEEAEIIIGKQRNGPTGHVKLVFQKKLTRFVDAQPKAIETTYEHIDTRSANIDVGSNDSISMTMI, encoded by the coding sequence ATGCAGGACAATCTATACAACTTATCTTTTGAGCGCTCAATATTAAGCTCAATTGTTTTTGAACCTCAACAATTTGATGAACTAAGTGTTGCCATAAAAAAAGATGATTTTTACCTTCCGGCTCACCAAGATATATTTGGAGCTATGATCACTCTTCTTCAAAAAGATCAGCCAATTGATGAAGAGTTTATAAAAAAAGAGCTTATTAAAATTAAAAAATTTGATGAACAGGTTATGATTGAGATTTTATCTGCCAATCCTATCTCAAATACTAAAGCTTATGTTGATGAGATAAAAGATAAATCTCTAAAACGAAAACTCCTAACACTCACAACAGAGATAAAAAGAGTTACAGTTGAAGAAGAACTTCCGTCTGCTGAAGTTGTAGACATAGTAGAGAAAAAACTCTATGAAATAACTCAAGACAACCAGACAAGTGACTTTAAAGACTCTCCAAAAATGACATTTGACACTATGGAGTACATCAGAGAGATGAAAGCCCGTGGAAACAGTGTACTTGTTGGAGTAGATACAGGTTTTCATGAACTAAATAAGATGACTACAGGTTTTGGTAAAGGGGATCTTGTTATTATTGCAGCACGTCCTGCAATGGGTAAAACTTCTTTTATTTTGAACACTGTAAACTCTCTTATCATGCAAGGAAAAGGTGTTGCTTTTTTCTCTTTAGAAATGCCAGCTGAGCAGTTGATGCTAAGACTACTTTCTATTCAGACTTCCATTCCGCTTCAAAAACTTCGTGTTGGAGATATGAGTGATGACCAGTGGAGTTCGCTAAATGGTGCTATTGATAAGATGAATAGCGCTAAACTTTTTGTGGATGACCAAGGTAGTCTCAACATTAATCAACTTAGATCTAAACTTAGAAAACTAAAAAATCAGCATCCGGAGATTGAGATAGCGGTAATTGATTACCTGCAGATTATGCAGGGCATCGGTAACCAAGACAGACACATTCAAGTATCTGAAATCTCTAGGGGTCTAAAAATGCTTGCACGTGAGCTTGAGATGCCTGTAGTGGCGCTTTCACAGCTAAACCGTGGTCTAGAAGCTAGAAATGACAAACGCCCTATGCTGAGTGATATTCGTGAGTCTGGTTCAATTGAGCAAGACGCGGATATTATTCTTTTTGTTTATCGTGATGATGTCTACCTTTACAAAGAGGAAAAAGAGCGAGAAAAAGCAGCTAAAAATGACGGAAAAGAGTTTATCTCTGAGTATGTTGAAAAAGAAGAAGAAGAAGCTGAGATTATCATTGGAAAACAGAGAAATGGTCCAACCGGTCATGTTAAGCTTGTTTTCCAGAAAAAGCTTACTCGCTTCGTAGATGCTCAACCAAAGGCCATAGAAACTACTTATGAGCATATAGACACTAGGTCTGCCAACATAGATGTTGGAAGTAATGACTCAATCTCCATGACAATGATCTAA